A genomic window from Vagococcus sp. CY52-2 includes:
- a CDS encoding ABC transporter ATP-binding protein yields the protein MEEQQSAWSKSFTMKEQKEIVKRLITFAKPFRKYFVGSLVFAVLLAVVNIILPKILQVFMDNHLTDTSVTTQTILYFAALYGLGTLFKAIVWFGQWILYYKGSLQTYQSIRVKLFSKLQMMGMRYFDQTPAGSIVSRVTNDTETLFDFWLVFLMVLSALFGIVASFIAMATINVQLMFACLIFFPILLVIIWYYQKFSSKIYRNMRERLSQLNTKLNESISGMQIVQYFRQEERLEEEFEENNNDYLKTKYAMIRTNSLLLAPIINLLFALATAMILGFFGFKSLNSLVEVGMIYAFISYVQQFFNPMTQMMDFLSTFQDGLVAGSRIMRILDHEELVPQQNEGANATITNAKIEFRDVSFSYDGTHNVLNNISFVANPGETVALVGHTGSGKSSIINVLMRFYEFYDGDILIDDVNIKDYPMEELREKMGLVLQDAFMFYGDISSNIRLLNNAITDEQIVNAAKFVQADKFIETLPKKYHAPVLEGGSSFSSGQRQLISFARTIVTDPKILVLDEATANIDTETETLIQEGLEKMRKGRTTIAIAHRLSTIKDANLILVLEKGHIVEKGTHDELIDEEGLYYDMYRLQNNQI from the coding sequence ATGGAAGAACAACAATCAGCATGGTCGAAGTCGTTTACGATGAAAGAGCAAAAAGAAATCGTTAAGCGTTTGATAACTTTTGCTAAACCGTTTAGAAAATACTTTGTCGGCTCATTAGTATTTGCCGTGTTACTTGCGGTCGTTAATATTATTTTGCCGAAAATTTTGCAAGTGTTTATGGATAATCATCTAACAGATACTAGCGTGACGACACAGACGATTTTATATTTTGCTGCCCTTTATGGTTTAGGAACGTTATTTAAAGCTATTGTATGGTTTGGGCAATGGATTTTATATTACAAAGGGTCATTGCAAACATACCAATCTATCCGTGTTAAATTATTCTCCAAACTACAAATGATGGGCATGAGATACTTTGACCAGACACCTGCGGGATCAATTGTTTCTCGTGTGACGAATGACACTGAAACGTTATTTGATTTTTGGTTAGTTTTCTTGATGGTTTTATCTGCGTTATTTGGTATCGTGGCGTCATTTATTGCCATGGCAACGATTAATGTGCAATTAATGTTTGCTTGTTTGATCTTTTTCCCGATATTACTGGTGATTATCTGGTATTATCAAAAATTTAGTTCAAAGATTTACCGCAACATGCGTGAGCGATTAAGTCAATTAAATACAAAATTAAATGAATCCATCTCAGGTATGCAAATTGTGCAATACTTTAGACAAGAAGAACGTCTTGAAGAAGAATTTGAAGAAAATAATAATGACTACTTAAAAACAAAATATGCCATGATTCGAACTAATTCATTACTTCTTGCACCAATTATCAACTTACTTTTTGCTTTAGCAACCGCGATGATTTTAGGGTTCTTTGGGTTTAAATCATTGAATTCATTAGTTGAAGTTGGGATGATTTATGCGTTTATTTCATACGTACAACAGTTTTTTAATCCAATGACACAGATGATGGATTTTTTAAGTACATTTCAAGATGGTCTTGTCGCTGGAAGTCGAATTATGCGTATTTTAGATCATGAAGAATTAGTGCCACAACAAAATGAAGGAGCTAATGCAACCATCACAAACGCTAAAATCGAGTTCAGAGATGTTAGTTTTTCTTATGATGGAACACATAATGTATTAAATAACATTAGCTTTGTCGCCAATCCAGGTGAAACAGTGGCGTTAGTTGGTCATACTGGAAGTGGTAAAAGTTCCATTATCAATGTGTTGATGCGATTTTATGAGTTTTATGATGGTGATATTTTAATTGATGATGTGAATATCAAAGATTATCCAATGGAAGAATTACGTGAGAAAATGGGATTAGTCTTACAAGATGCGTTTATGTTTTATGGTGACATTTCAAGCAATATTAGATTGTTAAATAACGCTATTACAGATGAGCAGATTGTTAATGCGGCAAAATTTGTTCAAGCGGATAAATTTATTGAAACATTACCTAAAAAGTATCATGCACCTGTTTTGGAAGGTGGATCAAGTTTTTCAAGTGGCCAACGTCAGTTGATTTCATTTGCCAGAACAATCGTCACTGATCCGAAAATTCTAGTATTAGATGAGGCAACTGCTAATATTGATACCGAAACCGAAACGCTGATTCAAGAAGGATTAGAGAAAATGCGTAAAGGTCGTACGACGATTGCCATTGCACATAGATTATCTACTATTAAAGATGCCAATCTTATTTTAGTTCTTGAGAAAGGTCATATTGTTGAAAAAGGAACTCATGATGAGTTAATTGATGAAGAAGGGTTATACTACGATATGTATCGTTTGCAAAACAATCAAATATAA
- a CDS encoding ABC transporter ATP-binding protein, producing the protein MSVFKKLAWFFKEEKKNYIIGVGALILVAIIQLLPPRVIGIVVDSIADKTLTVQKLMFWVGLLVLAAIVVYLLRYVWRTHIWGGAARLEKRMRKRLFHHFTQMDQTFYQRYRTGDLMAHATNDLNAIQNVAGGGILTFADAFITGAITVIAMIIFIDWRLTLLALLPFPLLAVLSSKLGDKLHAAFKESQDAFSRLNDKTQETITGIKVIKTFGQEKEEIEDFKEKVDYSVRKNNRVNFLDALFDPLITIIIGLSYIISISLGGYLVKTGSISIGQLISFFNYIGMLVWPMFAIGRFFNILQRGNASYDRVNELLSEKSAIIEMKTGVSQPAKGDIHYHVDKFNYPGDEVTALEHIDFTLHEGDTLGIVGKTGAGKTTLLKLLMREYDDYDGEILFGGNKLQHYTLDALLHSIGYVPQDHFLFSMTVRDNIRFGRPKASQELVETIAKQAAVHDDIMGFSHGYDTMVGERGVSLSGGQKQRISIARALLTEPELLILDDALSAVDAKTEELILSSLKETRQNKTTIITTHRLSSVKHAKEIIVIDEGKIIERGTHNELIALNGWYKKMYDHQQLEQKIEEGLN; encoded by the coding sequence TTGAGCGTTTTTAAAAAATTAGCTTGGTTTTTCAAAGAAGAAAAGAAAAACTACATTATCGGTGTAGGGGCATTAATTTTAGTTGCTATTATTCAGTTATTACCGCCGAGAGTGATTGGGATTGTCGTGGACTCTATTGCTGATAAAACATTAACCGTTCAAAAATTAATGTTTTGGGTTGGATTATTAGTATTAGCAGCTATCGTGGTGTATTTATTGCGTTATGTGTGGCGAACACACATCTGGGGTGGTGCAGCTAGATTAGAAAAACGTATGAGAAAAAGGTTGTTCCATCATTTTACTCAGATGGACCAAACGTTTTATCAACGGTATCGTACAGGAGATTTAATGGCACATGCCACAAATGACTTAAACGCCATCCAAAACGTGGCTGGTGGAGGGATTTTAACCTTTGCTGATGCGTTTATTACAGGAGCTATAACGGTGATTGCGATGATTATTTTCATTGATTGGCGTTTAACATTACTAGCGTTACTACCGTTTCCACTGCTTGCTGTGTTATCTAGTAAACTTGGAGACAAGTTACACGCAGCGTTTAAAGAGTCACAAGATGCGTTTTCAAGATTAAATGATAAAACGCAAGAAACAATTACCGGGATAAAAGTGATTAAAACTTTTGGACAAGAAAAAGAAGAAATAGAAGATTTTAAAGAAAAAGTGGATTACTCTGTTAGAAAAAATAATCGCGTCAACTTTTTAGATGCATTATTTGATCCACTGATTACAATTATTATTGGGTTAAGTTACATTATTTCAATTTCGCTAGGTGGCTACTTAGTTAAAACTGGAAGTATTTCAATTGGACAATTAATCTCATTTTTTAACTATATTGGGATGTTGGTTTGGCCAATGTTCGCAATCGGGCGTTTCTTTAACATTTTGCAACGAGGGAATGCAAGTTATGACCGTGTTAATGAATTATTAAGTGAAAAGTCAGCGATTATAGAAATGAAAACAGGTGTATCTCAGCCAGCAAAAGGAGATATCCATTATCACGTAGACAAATTTAATTACCCAGGTGATGAGGTAACAGCATTAGAACATATAGATTTTACCTTACATGAGGGAGATACTCTTGGAATAGTTGGTAAAACTGGAGCAGGGAAAACAACATTACTAAAACTGTTAATGCGTGAATACGATGATTATGATGGTGAGATATTATTTGGTGGTAACAAATTACAACATTATACATTGGATGCACTACTTCATTCGATTGGTTATGTGCCGCAAGATCATTTTCTGTTTTCGATGACAGTAAGAGATAATATTCGATTTGGTCGCCCAAAAGCATCACAAGAATTAGTCGAAACGATTGCTAAACAAGCAGCAGTACATGATGATATTATGGGATTTAGTCATGGCTATGACACAATGGTTGGAGAACGTGGTGTCTCTCTTTCAGGTGGTCAAAAACAACGTATCTCGATTGCACGAGCCCTATTAACAGAACCAGAATTATTAATTCTAGATGATGCGTTATCTGCTGTTGATGCTAAAACAGAGGAATTAATATTATCTAGTTTGAAAGAAACAAGACAAAATAAAACAACGATTATCACGACTCATAGATTAAGTAGTGTAAAACATGCAAAAGAAATCATTGTGATCGATGAAGGAAAAATCATCGAACGAGGCACCCATAACGAGTTGATTGCGTTAAATGGTTGGTATAAGAAAATGTATGACCATCAACAACTTGAACAAAAAATTGAAGAGGGGCTAAACTAA
- a CDS encoding YneF family protein, which yields MNTGLAILFIIIALILGAVGGFFLAKKTFEDQLQKNPPVNEDMLRMMMSQMGQKPSEKKIRQMMQNMTAQNNKKKK from the coding sequence ATGAATACTGGATTAGCTATTTTATTCATTATTATTGCCCTAATTTTAGGAGCAGTCGGTGGATTCTTTTTAGCAAAGAAAACATTTGAAGATCAATTACAGAAAAATCCTCCCGTTAATGAGGATATGTTGCGTATGATGATGTCACAGATGGGTCAAAAACCGTCAGAGAAGAAAATACGTCAAATGATGCAAAACATGACAGCTCAAAACAACAAGAAGAAAAAATAG
- a CDS encoding deoxyribonuclease IV: protein MLLGSHVSMSGKDMLLGSAKQSAEYGASTFMIYTGAPQNTRRKPIEELNIEAGREFMRQHDLDINKIVVHAPYIINLGNTTKPQNFGFAIDFLRQEIERVSAIGATQITMHPGAHVGAGVDAGVNQIIKGLNEVLTSDQTPQIALETMAGKGTEIGRSFEEIARIIDGVTHNDKLSVTLDTCHINDAGYNVREDFDGVLEEFDKIIGLDRLKVIHVNDSKNDQGSHKDRHANIGFGTIGFDALNYVVHHDQLKELPKILETPFVGEDKKTAKAPYYHEIKMLKKGEFNPNLLIDIENNA from the coding sequence ATGTTATTAGGGTCTCATGTTAGTATGAGTGGAAAAGATATGCTGTTAGGGTCAGCAAAACAATCAGCAGAATATGGTGCATCAACTTTTATGATTTATACAGGTGCACCACAAAATACACGAAGAAAACCGATTGAAGAGTTAAATATTGAAGCAGGTCGAGAATTTATGCGTCAACATGATTTAGACATTAATAAAATAGTGGTACACGCTCCTTATATCATCAATCTTGGTAACACAACGAAACCACAAAACTTTGGGTTTGCCATTGACTTTTTACGTCAAGAAATTGAACGTGTGTCAGCTATTGGTGCAACACAAATAACAATGCATCCTGGTGCCCATGTTGGAGCGGGAGTTGATGCGGGGGTTAACCAAATTATTAAAGGATTAAATGAAGTGTTAACAAGTGATCAAACACCACAGATTGCGCTAGAAACGATGGCAGGAAAAGGAACAGAAATCGGTCGTTCATTTGAGGAAATCGCACGAATTATTGACGGGGTCACACATAACGATAAATTATCTGTGACGTTAGATACATGCCACATTAACGATGCTGGGTACAATGTTCGTGAAGATTTTGATGGTGTGTTAGAAGAGTTTGATAAAATCATTGGTTTGGACAGATTAAAAGTCATTCATGTCAATGATTCTAAAAACGATCAAGGCTCACATAAAGACCGTCATGCGAATATTGGCTTTGGGACAATTGGGTTTGATGCATTAAATTATGTGGTTCATCACGACCAATTAAAAGAGTTACCGAAAATTTTAGAAACACCTTTTGTAGGTGAAGATAAAAAAACAGCCAAAGCACCATACTATCATGAGATTAAAATGTTGAAAAAAGGAGAATTTAATCCTAATTTGTTAATAGATATTGAAAATAATGCCTAA